CGTCCCGCCCCTTGTCCCACGGCCGCGACGCCCGCTGGGGCTCGTCGTTGCGGGTGGAGAGCGCGCGCATCGCGGCGAAACCGCCCACGGCGAGCGGCGTGATGACCGCTTCGGTGCCGCCGGTGATCGCCGCGTCGGCGTCGCCGTACTGGATCATCCGGTAGGCCTCGCCGATCGCGTGCGCTCCCGTGGTGCAGGCGGTGATGGTCGCGAGATTCGGTCCCTTCGCGCCATACTTGATCGACACCTGACCCGCAGTCATGTTCGCGATGAGGCCCGGGATGAAGAAGGGCGAGAACCGGTCCGGCCCTCCCTCCCAGACGCGGCGGTGCTGGCTCTCGATGAGCGGAAGGCCGCCGATGCCGGAGCCGATCACGACCGCGACCCGCTCGGCGTTCTCCGGCGTGATCCGGAACCCCGCGTCCTCGAGCGCGTAATGGGTCGCCCCCATCCCGTAATGGATGAAGGTGTCCATCTTCTTGATGTCCTTCTTCGAGACGTACAGGGAAGGATCGAAGCCCTTGACCTCGCCCGCGATCCGGACGGGGTACTGGGATGCGTCGAACCGGGTGATCGGCCCGATGCCGGAACGTCCGGCCTTCAGGGCCTCCCAGTTCTCATGCGTGCCGATACCGAGCGGGGAGACGAGCCCCACTCCGGTGACGGCCACGCGGCGCGAAGGGCCTCGTCGGGGCATGGGTCAGCTTTTCTGCGCGTGCTTTTCGATGTAGTCGTAGGCGTCCTTGACCTTCTGGATCTTCTCGGCGTCCTC
This Thermoanaerobaculia bacterium DNA region includes the following protein-coding sequences:
- the fabF gene encoding beta-ketoacyl-ACP synthase II codes for the protein MPRRGPSRRVAVTGVGLVSPLGIGTHENWEALKAGRSGIGPITRFDASQYPVRIAGEVKGFDPSLYVSKKDIKKMDTFIHYGMGATHYALEDAGFRITPENAERVAVVIGSGIGGLPLIESQHRRVWEGGPDRFSPFFIPGLIANMTAGQVSIKYGAKGPNLATITACTTGAHAIGEAYRMIQYGDADAAITGGTEAVITPLAVGGFAAMRALSTRNDEPQRASRPWDKGRDGFVIGEGAGVLVLEEWESAKARGANVYAEMVGYGMSGDAYHISAPSEDGDGPARVMRNTLADAEVNAEQVDYINAHGTSTPMGDRVETIAVKRVFGDHAKKVAISSTKSMTGHLLGAAGGLEMGILALTVKHGVIPPTINYEEPDPECDLDYVPNTAREVDVRYALSNSFGFGGTNGCLLLKKV